The following proteins are encoded in a genomic region of Marinihelvus fidelis:
- a CDS encoding LamG-like jellyroll fold domain-containing protein, whose translation MHRLLIALLLSFAVVPAGLLADDGAHFDVLVRGGTVYDGSGEPGVLADVGIRGDRIAAVGDLQGATADSVIDATGKAVSPGFINMLSWAINSLIADGRGLGDLVQGVTLEVFGEGWSQGPWNEALVQRAMQRQSDFQFDIPWTTLGEYLQYLEDRGVSPNVASFVGATTLRVHEVGYDNRPATDEELARMQALVRQAMAEGALGVGSSLIYAPANFADTAELTALVAAAAEYDGMYISHIRSEAGQLLEAVQELIDIARATGARAEIYHLKAGGEENWPKLDQAIAMVDAARAEGLPITADIYTYPASSTGLNAAMPLWVQEGGHDTWVERLRDPAVRARVIDEMRNGADGFENRVAHAGGPDGVLLVDFRNPDLRPLIGKTIAEVAAERGASPEDTIIDLVIEDDSRVGVIYFIMSEENVAKKVAVPWVSFGSDAGAMAPEGLFLNQSTHPRAYGTFARVLGKYVREENVISLAEAIRKLTSLPADNLAITDRGRLAPGYFADVVVFDPATVTDHATFAEPHQLATGVDHVFVNGVHTLAGGEHTGAKAGRFVKGPGWTGARDSVTWRLDNLDNIGGHDVTVVGDPQVIDTPDGRALEFDGDGDGIFLNLHPLEGQDTFTVEVTFRPDGDGPFEQRFFHMQEDGTDSRVMFETRVRDDGQWFLDTFINAGGEKVTLFAEDDLHPVDQWQHAAIVVADGRFRHYVNGVLELDEPLAYTPQGPGRTSLGMRINEVHWFRGAIRTVRFTPGALSPADFLDARD comes from the coding sequence ATGCACCGATTGCTGATTGCCCTGTTGCTGAGTTTCGCTGTTGTTCCCGCCGGTCTGCTGGCCGATGACGGCGCCCATTTCGACGTGCTGGTCCGCGGCGGTACCGTTTACGACGGCAGCGGCGAGCCGGGCGTGCTGGCGGACGTGGGCATTCGCGGTGACCGCATCGCCGCCGTCGGTGACTTGCAAGGCGCGACCGCCGACAGCGTGATCGACGCCACCGGCAAGGCCGTCTCGCCGGGCTTCATCAACATGCTCAGCTGGGCCATCAACAGCCTGATCGCCGATGGCCGCGGCCTGGGCGACCTGGTGCAGGGTGTGACGCTGGAGGTGTTTGGCGAGGGCTGGTCGCAGGGGCCGTGGAACGAGGCCCTGGTGCAGCGGGCAATGCAACGGCAGAGTGATTTCCAGTTCGACATTCCGTGGACCACGCTGGGTGAATACCTGCAATACCTGGAAGACCGCGGCGTGTCGCCGAATGTGGCCTCGTTTGTCGGCGCGACCACGCTGCGCGTGCACGAGGTGGGCTACGACAACCGGCCGGCCACGGACGAGGAGCTGGCCCGCATGCAGGCGTTGGTGCGCCAGGCGATGGCGGAGGGTGCGCTGGGCGTGGGCTCGTCGTTGATCTACGCGCCGGCCAATTTTGCCGACACCGCTGAGTTGACCGCGCTGGTCGCCGCCGCGGCTGAGTACGACGGCATGTACATCTCGCATATCCGCAGCGAGGCCGGCCAGTTGCTGGAGGCCGTGCAGGAGCTGATCGATATCGCTCGGGCCACCGGCGCCCGCGCCGAGATCTATCACCTGAAGGCCGGCGGCGAGGAGAACTGGCCCAAGCTGGATCAGGCCATCGCCATGGTCGATGCCGCCCGCGCCGAGGGCCTGCCCATCACCGCCGACATCTACACCTATCCCGCCAGCTCCACCGGCCTGAACGCGGCCATGCCGCTGTGGGTGCAGGAAGGTGGCCATGACACCTGGGTCGAGCGGCTGCGCGACCCGGCCGTCCGCGCGCGGGTCATCGACGAGATGCGCAACGGCGCCGACGGCTTCGAGAACCGCGTGGCTCACGCCGGCGGCCCGGACGGCGTGCTGCTGGTGGATTTCCGCAATCCTGACCTGCGCCCGCTGATCGGCAAGACGATCGCAGAGGTCGCCGCCGAGCGGGGCGCTTCGCCGGAAGACACCATCATCGACCTGGTGATTGAGGACGACTCCCGGGTGGGCGTCATCTACTTCATCATGAGCGAGGAGAACGTGGCGAAGAAGGTGGCCGTGCCGTGGGTCAGTTTCGGTTCCGACGCCGGCGCGATGGCGCCCGAGGGCCTGTTCCTGAACCAGAGCACCCACCCGCGCGCCTACGGCACCTTCGCCCGGGTGCTGGGCAAGTATGTACGCGAGGAGAACGTCATCTCGCTGGCGGAGGCCATCCGCAAACTGACCTCGCTGCCAGCCGACAACCTGGCGATCACCGACCGCGGCCGCCTGGCGCCCGGCTACTTCGCCGACGTGGTGGTCTTTGACCCGGCCACGGTGACTGACCACGCCACCTTCGCCGAGCCGCACCAGCTGGCCACCGGCGTCGACCACGTGTTCGTCAACGGCGTGCACACGCTGGCCGGCGGCGAGCACACCGGTGCGAAGGCCGGCCGCTTCGTCAAGGGCCCCGGCTGGACCGGTGCCAGGGACAGCGTCACCTGGCGGCTGGACAACCTGGACAACATCGGCGGCCATGACGTCACCGTGGTCGGCGACCCGCAGGTCATCGACACCCCGGATGGCCGGGCGCTGGAGTTCGACGGTGACGGCGACGGCATCTTCCTGAACCTGCATCCGCTGGAAGGGCAGGACACATTTACCGTGGAAGTCACGTTCCGCCCGGACGGCGACGGGCCGTTCGAGCAGCGCTTCTTCCACATGCAGGAGGACGGCACTGATTCCCGCGTGATGTTCGAAACCCGGGTCCGCGATGACGGCCAGTGGTTCCTGGACACCTTCATCAACGCCGGCGGCGAGAAGGTCACGCTGTTCGCCGAAGACGACCTGCACCCCGTCGACCAGTGGCAGCACGCCGCCATCGTGGTCGCCGACGGTCGCTTCCGGCACTACGTCAACGGCGTGCTCGAACTGGACGAGCCGCTGGCCTATACGCCGCAGGGCCCGGGCCGAACATCGCTGGGCATGCGCATCAATGAAGTGCACTGGTTCCGCGGCGCGATCCGCACCGTGCGTTTCACGCCGGGCGCGCTGTCGCCGGCCGATTTCCTCGACGCCCGTGACTGA
- a CDS encoding YeiH family protein, with protein sequence MGAVKPLIPGLAFSALIALAVSFVSERLGGPAMLYALLFGMAFHFLGDDERMLPGIRFAGRTVLRVGVALLALRMTTGDVMTLGWPVVTLVVCGVIATIAVGWCIARVCRLSSDHAILSAGAVAICGASAALAIASILPNHADKERNTILTVAAVTALSTVAMVLYPVLVSYLGFNDLTAGVFLGATIHDVAQVVGAGYIVSEQAGEVSTLVKLMRVACLVPVVLFIALLMKRKGRASGRKEPLLPWFLVAFVVLVVVNSLGWVPAPVTNALTPVSAWCLLTAVAALGVRTSLEALVKVGPWPVTAMVLQTLFLALFVLAGLSLIN encoded by the coding sequence ATGGGCGCGGTTAAGCCGCTCATCCCCGGCCTGGCCTTCAGCGCGCTGATCGCGCTGGCGGTCAGTTTCGTCAGCGAGCGGCTGGGTGGTCCTGCCATGCTGTACGCGCTGCTGTTTGGCATGGCCTTCCATTTCCTCGGCGATGATGAACGCATGTTGCCGGGCATCCGCTTCGCCGGGCGCACGGTATTGCGTGTGGGCGTGGCCCTGCTGGCCCTGCGCATGACCACGGGCGACGTAATGACCCTGGGCTGGCCGGTGGTCACGCTGGTGGTCTGCGGTGTGATCGCAACCATCGCCGTTGGCTGGTGCATTGCACGGGTCTGCCGGCTGTCTTCCGACCACGCCATCCTGTCCGCCGGCGCCGTGGCCATCTGCGGTGCCTCGGCGGCGCTGGCGATCGCGTCCATCCTGCCGAACCACGCCGACAAGGAACGCAACACCATCCTGACCGTGGCCGCGGTCACGGCGCTGAGCACCGTGGCCATGGTGCTGTACCCGGTGTTGGTGTCGTACCTGGGCTTCAATGACCTGACCGCCGGCGTGTTCCTGGGCGCGACCATTCACGACGTCGCCCAGGTGGTGGGCGCCGGTTACATCGTTTCCGAACAGGCCGGCGAAGTATCGACGCTGGTGAAGCTGATGCGCGTAGCCTGCCTGGTGCCCGTGGTGCTGTTTATCGCCCTTTTGATGAAGCGCAAGGGCAGGGCGTCTGGCCGTAAGGAACCGCTGCTGCCGTGGTTCCTGGTGGCCTTTGTCGTGCTGGTGGTGGTGAACAGCCTGGGCTGGGTTCCCGCGCCGGTCACGAATGCGCTCACGCCCGTTTCGGCCTGGTGCCTGCTGACCGCGGTGGCCGCGCTGGGCGTGCGTACTTCGCTGGAGGCCCTGGTCAAGGTCGGCCCTTGGCCGGTCACGGCGATGGTGCTGCAGACCCTGTTCCTGGCGCTGTTCGTGCTCGCCGGACTGTCGCTGATCAACTAG
- a CDS encoding hydrogen peroxide-inducible genes activator, with translation MAHVGTPTLKQLEYLDAVVRAGSFRQAALKLGVSQPTITAQIAALEDTLGVILLERSRTGTLPTSAGRELLPHIETIRGAVSSIRDHARFVGTGGSGIHRLGVPPTLGPYLLPEVLSTIHATDPTLRLYVREDSPRELENGLLSGRFDLVLTVMPTEISELVVDPLFGEPFRLCAPPDHPLVGQGPVPPGAIADERLLAIDERFRLFEQMQAIANHYGARLLRDYEGTSLDTVRQMIATGFGLAFLPSLYIRSEIEPRDDVTVLDMDDTAIDREVVLAWRPTAAHRSLYRRMAGQIRDICREQLSDYVHLAS, from the coding sequence ATGGCGCACGTTGGCACCCCCACCCTGAAACAACTGGAGTACCTGGACGCGGTGGTCCGGGCCGGTAGCTTTCGCCAGGCGGCGCTGAAACTGGGCGTCTCGCAACCTACGATTACCGCGCAGATCGCCGCGCTGGAGGACACGCTGGGGGTGATCCTGCTGGAGCGCTCGCGCACCGGCACGCTGCCCACCAGCGCCGGCCGTGAACTGCTGCCGCATATCGAAACCATTCGCGGCGCGGTCAGCTCCATCCGCGATCACGCGCGCTTCGTCGGCACCGGCGGCAGCGGCATCCACCGGCTGGGCGTACCCCCCACCCTGGGGCCCTACCTGCTGCCCGAGGTGCTCTCGACCATCCACGCCACCGACCCGACCCTGCGCCTGTACGTGCGCGAAGACTCGCCGCGCGAACTGGAAAACGGCCTGCTGTCGGGGCGTTTCGACCTGGTACTGACGGTCATGCCGACGGAGATTTCCGAGCTGGTGGTCGACCCGCTGTTCGGCGAACCGTTCCGGCTGTGCGCGCCGCCGGACCATCCGCTGGTGGGCCAGGGGCCGGTGCCACCCGGCGCGATCGCCGACGAGCGCCTGCTGGCCATCGACGAGCGGTTCCGGCTGTTTGAGCAGATGCAGGCCATCGCCAACCACTACGGCGCGCGCCTGCTGCGGGACTACGAGGGCACCAGCCTGGACACCGTGCGGCAGATGATCGCCACCGGGTTTGGGCTGGCATTTTTGCCGTCACTGTACATTCGCAGTGAAATTGAGCCCCGCGACGATGTCACGGTGCTGGACATGGACGATACTGCCATCGACCGCGAGGTGGTGCTGGCCTGGCGCCCGACCGCGGCGCATCGGAGTCTGTACCGGCGCATGGCCGGGCAGATCCGCGACATTTGCCGCGAGCAGCTATCGGACTACGTGCACCTGGCTAGTTGA
- a CDS encoding carbonic anhydrase, whose amino-acid sequence MDHMIEGVLKFRSEIFPQRKALFEELSTGQSPEVLMITCADSRVDPGLVTQSQPGELFTCRNAGNIVPPWSRADESNTASIEYAVTVLGVSEIVVCGHSDCGAMKGALAPESVAALPQVAGWLENSRAAVAAARSRHPDLEGEALLRAVTEENVLLQLQHLRTHPAVAAVLASGKVRLHGWIYDIGAGDILAHNPDTGRFESLTAISAAAA is encoded by the coding sequence ATGGATCACATGATCGAAGGCGTTCTCAAGTTCCGTTCCGAAATTTTCCCGCAGCGCAAAGCCCTGTTCGAGGAGCTGTCCACCGGGCAGAGCCCCGAGGTGCTGATGATCACCTGTGCCGACAGCCGGGTTGACCCGGGCCTGGTGACGCAGTCACAGCCGGGCGAACTGTTCACCTGCCGCAACGCCGGCAACATCGTGCCGCCGTGGAGTCGCGCCGACGAGAGCAACACCGCGTCCATCGAGTACGCCGTGACCGTGCTGGGCGTGTCCGAAATCGTCGTCTGTGGTCATTCCGACTGCGGCGCCATGAAGGGCGCGCTGGCGCCGGAAAGCGTGGCCGCATTGCCGCAGGTAGCCGGCTGGCTGGAAAACAGCCGCGCCGCCGTGGCCGCCGCACGCAGCCGTCACCCGGACCTGGAAGGCGAGGCCCTGCTGCGCGCCGTGACCGAGGAAAACGTCCTGCTGCAGCTGCAGCACCTGCGCACCCACCCGGCCGTGGCCGCCGTGCTGGCGTCCGGCAAGGTGCGCCTGCACGGCTGGATCTACGACATCGGCGCCGGCGACATCCTGGCGCATAACCCGGACACGGGTCGTTTCGAGTCGCTGACTGCTATTTCAGCGGCCGCGGCCTGA
- a CDS encoding SulP family inorganic anion transporter — translation MKFFNTSNIRGDLMGGLTAGIVALPLALAFGEASGAGPIAGLYGAIIVGFLASLFGGTGSQISGPTGPMVVVFAGVFASLSGEPALVFAAVVLAGLIQIAFGVFRFGHFIRLVPYPVISGFMSGIGVIIIALQMARLFGHEPEGSGTIPALASIPAAVMSPNVTALTIGAMTLGIVFFWPKKLGKWIPAPLAALAIATVFSTMVKGAPILGDVPTGLPSFIMPSFSQDTIFVVLEAAFLLALLGAIDSLLTSLVADNMTRTRHESNKELVGQGIGNTVAGLFGAIPGAGATMRTVVNIRSGGQFKLSGMTHSLVLVAVALVLAPAASLIPHAALAGILIKVGYDIIDWTYLRRAHRGPRWDLVLMVVVLALTVFVDLITAVAAGVVLAALAFIKQLGEQQIARLKLDSDEVGDPEERALLKSMHDQVSVFEFGGPLSFGAAADLGHHVREQADGKTRVLILDFARVPFLDLSAAKAVETIAVDAHDAGKALYLAGASKEVRAVLDGLRLVDAVAGDHWFATRREALEAAGQKIRREESPGAGLDQAIPAK, via the coding sequence ATGAAATTCTTTAACACCTCCAATATCCGCGGCGACCTGATGGGCGGCCTGACGGCGGGCATCGTGGCCTTGCCGCTGGCACTGGCCTTCGGTGAAGCCTCCGGCGCCGGGCCCATCGCCGGCCTGTACGGCGCCATCATCGTCGGCTTCCTGGCCTCGTTGTTCGGTGGCACCGGTAGCCAGATCTCCGGCCCCACCGGCCCCATGGTCGTGGTCTTCGCCGGCGTCTTCGCCAGCCTGTCGGGCGAGCCTGCGCTGGTCTTCGCCGCCGTGGTGCTGGCCGGCCTGATCCAGATCGCCTTCGGCGTGTTCCGCTTCGGTCATTTCATCCGCCTGGTGCCGTACCCGGTGATCTCCGGCTTCATGAGCGGCATCGGTGTCATCATCATCGCGCTGCAGATGGCGCGCCTGTTCGGCCACGAACCGGAAGGCAGCGGCACCATCCCGGCGCTGGCGTCCATTCCGGCCGCCGTGATGTCACCGAATGTCACCGCGCTGACCATCGGAGCGATGACCCTGGGTATCGTGTTCTTCTGGCCGAAGAAGCTGGGCAAGTGGATTCCGGCCCCGCTGGCGGCGCTGGCCATCGCCACGGTGTTCTCCACCATGGTGAAGGGCGCGCCCATCCTGGGTGACGTGCCCACCGGCCTGCCGTCGTTCATCATGCCGTCGTTCTCGCAGGACACGATTTTCGTGGTGCTCGAAGCGGCCTTCCTGCTGGCGTTGCTGGGCGCGATCGACAGCCTGCTGACGTCCCTGGTGGCCGACAACATGACCCGCACCCGTCACGAGTCCAACAAGGAACTGGTGGGGCAGGGTATCGGCAACACCGTGGCTGGCCTGTTCGGCGCCATTCCGGGCGCCGGCGCGACCATGCGCACGGTGGTCAACATCCGCTCCGGCGGCCAGTTCAAGCTGTCCGGCATGACCCACAGCCTGGTGTTGGTGGCCGTGGCCCTGGTGCTGGCCCCGGCGGCCTCGCTGATCCCGCACGCGGCCCTGGCCGGCATCCTGATCAAGGTGGGCTACGACATCATCGACTGGACCTACCTGCGCCGCGCCCACCGTGGCCCGCGCTGGGACCTGGTGCTGATGGTGGTGGTGCTGGCCCTGACCGTGTTCGTCGACCTGATCACCGCGGTCGCCGCCGGCGTTGTGCTGGCCGCGCTGGCCTTCATCAAGCAGCTGGGCGAGCAGCAGATCGCGCGCCTGAAGCTGGACAGCGATGAAGTCGGCGACCCCGAAGAGCGCGCGCTGCTGAAGTCCATGCACGACCAGGTCTCCGTGTTCGAGTTCGGCGGCCCACTGAGCTTCGGCGCCGCGGCCGACCTGGGCCACCACGTGCGCGAGCAGGCCGACGGCAAGACCCGCGTGCTGATCCTGGACTTCGCCCGCGTGCCGTTCCTGGACCTGTCCGCCGCCAAGGCGGTGGAAACCATCGCGGTCGACGCCCACGACGCCGGCAAGGCCCTGTACCTGGCCGGTGCCTCGAAAGAGGTGCGTGCGGTACTGGACGGCCTGCGCCTGGTAGACGCCGTGGCCGGCGATCACTGGTTCGCCACCCGCCGCGAGGCGCTTGAAGCGGCCGGACAGAAGATCCGCCGCGAAGAAAGCCCGGGCGCCGGGCTGGACCAGGCGATTCCGGCCAAGTAG
- a CDS encoding GntR family transcriptional regulator produces the protein MIVIDTESREPLVDQLCRSIRQAIASGELEPGATLPSARQLGADLDIHWNTVSRAYRQLADEGLVFVAHGRKAKVINPGNVKRTPSPADLAALAKAFRDALTNAKLAGIDEPSARALFCKEMDECQL, from the coding sequence ATGATCGTCATCGACACCGAGAGTCGTGAGCCCCTGGTCGACCAACTATGCCGGTCAATTCGCCAGGCGATCGCGTCCGGTGAACTCGAGCCCGGGGCAACCCTGCCCTCCGCGCGCCAGCTCGGCGCCGACCTTGATATCCATTGGAACACCGTCTCTCGTGCGTACCGCCAACTGGCCGATGAGGGCCTGGTATTCGTGGCGCACGGTCGCAAGGCAAAGGTGATCAACCCGGGTAACGTCAAGCGAACGCCTTCGCCGGCCGATCTGGCCGCCCTGGCAAAGGCATTTCGCGATGCGCTAACGAACGCGAAACTGGCCGGAATTGATGAGCCGTCTGCGCGGGCGCTATTTTGCAAGGAGATGGACGAATGTCAGCTTTGA